In Capsicum annuum cultivar UCD-10X-F1 chromosome 8, UCD10Xv1.1, whole genome shotgun sequence, the genomic window TTAATTGGAGTAGTCATTTTAACTTTAGTCAGTATCATATGAACAAATTACCAGAGGTGAGAAAATTGTAGCCAAGAGATGCAAAAGAAGGCCTTCACCGGGTTTATGCACCGTAAGTTCTGAGAATCGATTTAAATACAGATTAGCCATAGGGAATCCCCACGGGAAATAATCAGGAACGTTCCAATGTGGTGTCCTGATTACAACTGAGCACGGACGTTCAACCCCTGCAACATTAATTGTTTGTTAACAATAAAGAGGCACAAAGGTAATGGAAGATCACAAGTAGCATGCATCTCAGTAGCAGATTTGGAGCATATGAGTTTCTGTAGCAGTGTAAGTTTCAGATCCTGGATTCGCCTCTAGTACAACTTACCGTTGACTGTGGAGCATTCCATGGCAATGTCCATTCCTGATTTTTGGAACCCAACTATGGCTACATGTTTTCCTTTGACAAAGTTTGCTGCAGCTGCGGAGTCCATTTTGGAATAATCCATTGAATGGATTACTTCGCCTTCAAAAGTTTGGGGTCCTTTGTTGGGAGGAAATTCAGGGATGTTTGGAACCTGGCTGAACCTTCCCAAGCAAACTATTACAAAATCAACTTTGTATACCTGCACACAAGTTCAACCAACCATGAAAGAGATGACATATGAGGGATCGATTATGAGAGCTTGACTGATCATATGgggaagaagagagagaaagaagttAATTGATATTGGAAAGATGTTCACTTAGGGGGGAATACTTTTCAAGTCAAGTAAGTCGCCAAGAAATGGAGTTACCAACAGAAGATGAGCACTAGAGAGAGAAGATAGTACGAAAGAACAAGTAGAAAATTGTATAAGTTGAAAGAGAGGTATGATTAAAGAGAACAAAAGTGAAACTGTATGCGTCTCATTTAAAGCCAAAGAAGAGTCTTAATTGGAGTACGAAAGAACAAGTAGAAAATTGTATAAGTTGAAAGAGAGGTATGATTAAAGAGAACAAAAGTGAAACTGTATGCTCCAATTCCACACATCTATTTCGAATTTTAGCAACTTTAAATGCTCTACTTGAAAGTTGAAAACGTCTTCCCcacaaattactaagaaaatatgCATTCCGCAGCTTGTACTCTTCTACTAAATTTCAggtaataaaattaatatatttaacttGAACATCAATAATTTGGAAGGATGGTTAATTACCTGTGCGGATAGGGTTCGAGTGTCCTGTACAGTGACGTTCCATTTCCCTTTACTGCTAAATGCCTCTTCCCACAAATTACATTCTCCGTCATTATTATCTTCTTCATAACTGAGGCTCAATACTTTGTTGTTAAACTGAATGTGTCGGACCAAATCAAAGTGATTTGCGTACGATTCAATGTACTCCAACATCGTTTGCTGGTCAGGGAACAATTCGGTTACTGTATCAGGCCATGGATAATCAGAGAATTGGTAAAAGGGTTTTGGTGTCTGCAGCTTAGTACTCTCAACAGTTTTAGTCCACACGCCTCCAATGCTACTCTCCGACTCGAACACTATGGGATCAAATCCTTTAGAAAGACAGTATTTGCAGGCCAATAGGCCGCTTATTCCAGCTCCAACAATCGCTATCACCTCCTTCTTTTTGCTTTCTCTGCCGTCTGAATTTGTCATTGTGTTGTTACTGGCGGGCCACGGTTCCGCACTTCCTctctcctctctttttttttttctacccCTGTTATAATGTGAGGATGATGGATAGCTAGAGGGCTTGATCAATTGCCCTTTATACAGAGGGAAATTTAATTTTGTGCATCGTTCAGTTAGTTGTATTTCTGCCTTAAAAAGTCAAAATCGCATATCCTTTtcaaaaagtagaagaaaattGAGACACGTAACCAAGCTTTTcggaaattaaaaaatataaaaagagatattttaaaataaagtaaagggACATATTTGTCCCTCTATTACAAAAAATTTATCCTCATTAAAATATACACCTCACTCTAACAAAGACTAcaatattttctttctactttctactatataatataataagtgAGAGTTTGGTGTACTACGAAAGGCActtttaatatttcaattttattacaTTCGGGGAACAGCCAAGGGCATATCTGGTAATATGCATCTTAAAATAAGGCTCATTTGTCTTCTCCATACATGTCCATTGATAAGCGACCAACACGGGCGATACTTCCTTTTACATATCTTTGTAACTTTTCATCTACTAACGATATTTTTCTCTCCGCCCTTTTCATTCCAATTCGAATTTGGTTCTAATTTCTCTTATAATGCTTAGCTTTCATCTTACTCGTTACATCTGGTAAGCATTCTCctgttcttttcctttcttgAAGGGATTTTTGCGCATCATTTTTGTTTGAActtttattttctatgttttctcaCATATTATTGCTAAATTTCTTATATTCTTGTCAGTAATTCTATCTGATCCACACATGCATAGTTGAAAATAGATAACTATTGCATGTAATTGTACATTATTTTGAATTACTGATTCTCGTTGTCTTTTCGACTTTTGACATTGATTATTTGCTGTAAATCTAATCATCTCGTGAAAAAACATGTAATATTAAGCTTGATATTTTCAGATAGGGTATTTGGTGCTCGATTTTTTCCATATATTCAATGTTACCTGAGAAAAATGTGAAAGCAAAAGGTAATTAAAAGGTACTAACCTCTGTTCGCTGGTGGGCTGGTGTATTCGGATAGATGGTGAATTGATGTGGGATAACAATATGATGAGTTTGATGATTAATTACCCAAACAGAGTTAATTACTTTGATAAAATTTGTTACAGTAGCATTTTTGGGTAAAAATTCACCTATTAATTAATAAGAAGTCCTATTGTGAAAGCTTATGTTGGTTGACTGTTGTTTTTACATTCTGTCTCAATTGGCACTTATTGTACGAACTCTTTACTTTTGATGCCACATTCATTATcgaattctaaaaaaaatacactattttgaaCAATTTAATACCCACCCGATGACTTTAGGTTATTCTTATGCttcccccaaaaaaaaattttactgCAGTATTTATCAATTGACATGCCTGATTTTTACCAACATATGATGAATTCATGTAGAATTCAACAGAATGTGTCTGCATACGTCCATCTATTCGAAGGAAAATCATAAAAACatctttaattttgttaaaaaaatctgTGTAAGTGATTAGAAGATTTTGTGGAGCGGTGATACGTGGATGATATGAATATTTCCTTCTGCAGGTATTTACCtcacaaaattatttttgtaagcATTTTTTCATTTACCAAGACTACTTTTGCTACCACTACTGTTTCATCATTCATCCCAAGAAATGATTTATCATGGTAGTTTAACCTTATCAGAATTTGAGGCGAAATCATTCATGAAAAAGATAACTTCTACCCAGTTATTTAGGATAAATAAATTGTCTTACTTTATCTTCTCTTGCGTGATTTATGCCTTTGAGCAATGTTAGGTGGTCTACTTTTATGGAGGTTACGGTTATCCTCTGCCTTGAAGAGCTGATTAAAGCAGAGTACATGTGAAACATACTTTAGAATAGTGATCATCTTTTGGAATTTGTTAGCTCCCTAATCTTATGTGTGAAAGAACTTACTTAATGAAGCTAACTTTCTCTTTGTACCTATTATTAAAGCAAAATATTGAGAAACTGATAATAATTTGGTTAATCTTTGGTTCAACTTGAATGTCTGGGCATCTGTCTGCTTATGTTCTATTAGTTAAGTCAATATTCCATGTAAgctgcaattttttttttctaaattttattttggaaCTGAGGCATAGTTGTAGATTCAGAAATTTGGTGGCTTCTTAtgttctaaaaaaaaattcaatttggaGTAAGGATCAACATAGTAAAACTTAGTTGTCATTTAGGTGGCCTCTCATTTCATTGATTTTAGGATAATACATATTTATGTCCTTTAACTTGATCTTAACTCACATCTATGACCTCTAACTTTGgatgtgcacaagtagacactcaaacttgtataaagttgaacaagtagacacacgtatgtggcataatacacgaAGGACACAAACTAGACACgtgtttttatataaatttaaatgccTACTTGTCGCAGCTGAAGTTGGAAGGCATAGATGAAAGTTAAAGTCAAGTTAAAGGACTGTcttgattttatgaaaaaatgtacATTCTAAAGTCAATATGAGAATTTCAATAAAAAGGATGTTTATAAAGTAAAATGTTCTTAGATATGGTCCATAAGTTCATAGTCAGATAAAAATTGAGTGTGTTGATGTTGACAAAATcagtatattatattttttggttAAATCTTCTTTTCAACGTATATTACTCATGAGGAGATTTCTTCTGTTGACTGATTTATGCAGGTTATTATAAAAACATGCCCTCTGAATAACTTTGTGATATCTTTACAAGGGCATGGTAATTGTGTAAGACACGAAAGCTCTCGGACAATCACTTGGACAACACACCCATATGGTTGTTGCTGAGAATATTACTCAGGTTTGCTTTTCTTGGCTTTAATTGTTTGTACTTTGGCATGTGTCTTTGGTGTAGTCTGTTTTCATTTTTCACTTCTTTGGGTTTACAGGAGATGTTCTCCAATATTAGCTTTCAGCAATAATATCGCCCAATTTTCACATCGGAATGTGAAAAAGACTTTAACTTtatattgattttgtattttgtaacTCTATGTCTCCCTTTGTATATTGAAAATGGCAAAACACACACCATGCTTGAAAATATTGAAAGAGGCACCACAAGGCATCATATAAATTATGGGATGATGCCTACGATGTTTGAGTacttgttttcaaataatttcaaagatataaGTATTGCATTTGTAATAAATGATTATAAATCACAGGAggcatttgatatatatatatgtatgtgtgtgtatcaAAATTCTTAAACTTGTTTGTTTTGGCAAATGAGATGGGTGATGGATTCACTTAGAACATTTGCAACAAAAAGGTGATATCTACtagtattaaaatattttctgatTCTATATAGTTAAAATATTGTTATCTTCTTTCTTTTAATAAACTAACTTTTTCAATGAGATGACTAATTTACATGGGAGGGGAGATATAAATCAAGCTTTACTTTCCTAAGATACCTATCTAAATTAATAGAGCAGGTGAGTACCTATGgagattatttttataataatacaGTAGGAAATGAGTGTTGCTACATATTTGTCAAGAGAATGAAGGCAAACAATTCAGTTCTTGAACATCTTGGTAAGGAAGATAAAACGTAGGAGAAAATTGAATGAGATAGAGTTGGATGCTCTCCCACTCAGAAGTTCTGAATCTTGTCTTTGCTATTTGTTGAATACTGTTAGTTTATtcctttaactttttattttttctctcgtCATGAAAGAGTTCAacagattttaaattttttcacctatttttcgGGTAATACGAATTTGCCAGGTTGCACCTATTTTTTGGTAATGAAGATTTGCTCATGTATAGATCTCTTCTTCACTACTTTTCTGAGCTTCAAAGTGTATCCTCTTTTTGGCGAGTTTTCTCAACTTTCTCAATACTTCTATTACTTTAGTCTTTCAGTAACGAAATTCAAATCTGATTCTGaagatgaattttgaattttgatagcttgttttgaatgatggttcgccttatgtcattttttttaagtttttagttGGTAAGTctagaaaattaatttattttcctctaatttttatatttttcaccaCGAGTAAAAACAGCAACCTGATGCTTAAAGCTCCCACTATATGTGAGGGTGTTCCAGGGAAGGACCAGACCACTGGGGTCTATTGGCCATAAAAGGTCTATTGCACCTAACATTACCTTGCATTGGTACTGACTTAGCACCATAATATCATTATGCACTGAATGCATTCAAGATATTTGATTATATGTTTGAAAAACTGAATTAATTCTTtgtgatgttttttttttcttataggACCTACAACAGATTCACTTCTTAGCCAGATATACTTTTCCACTtctaattaaaaattttgaaaacgtAATAGATAATATTGGTTTGTGTGTTTGTGTCTTTGTGACATTTATGGTtgacatattttatttgtttgccTGTGTATATCTAAAGAACGATTTCTGTTATTCAGTGTTAGTGCTTAAGAAAGCTTGAACATCTTCAACATGACGTACCTTAAAGTAGAAACTGACACTTGAGCCGAGGATCTTCCAAAAACAATGAGATGAATAATTTACATGGGAGGAGAGTTATAAATTAAGCTTTGCTTCGCTAACTAAGCATGTGAGTACTCACCTATGGAGATTATTTTTGTAATAATGCTACAAGAAATGACTTTGCTACTACATATATATTTGCCAAGATAATGAAGGAAGACAATTCAGTTGTTATACATCTTGGTAAGGAAGATAAAATCATAGGAGAAAGTTGAGTGAGATGGAGTTGGATGCAGTCCTATCCAGAAGTTCTGAATCTTGTCTTTGCCATCTGCTGAATACTGTTAGTttatttccttagattttttcCAGGTCATGAAAGAGTACAACAGATTTTGGATTTCACCTGCAACAAGCCACTACAACATATCTCATTGTTGACCCACCTCTCTATTTATCTTTCTAGCAAGCTTTTTGTAACTTTGTTCCACAAATTAATATAAAGAAACGAACATGTCTCCTTATTTGTATCTCAATAGTAAGAAAGGCACGGACACGAGCCATCTAGTATAGGTAAAATAAACCCCTTCCTGAAAGAATAAGGTATATAAGTATTGGTGTACTATACCACAATCACAATAAATTATTACAgttgaaataaaatgaacaaaaatgaaGGAAATAGATTGGCACTATAACATTTGAACCGTTACTATTCCCGTTTAGGTTCAAATAAACCAATTTTGCAAGCAAATATATGTTGAATTGGCATGAACAGTATGGAAATAGATCTAGCGCATTCTTTTTTCTATTCAGAGCTTTGCTTTAatattatagatattattttaaaatgcatGACTCTGACCCAACATAAAAATTCAATGCAAGTGCCAAGAAGTTGATTAGGCTAACACATAAATAGGATGAAAGAGAAGctttaaacaaacaaaataaaacgtAAGTATATAGGAAAGGAGGCTTCATTCTTGAAACAGGGATGGGTAGAGGTGGAGACCCTCGGTTCTACGTGGACAAGACTTGTAGCTCCGCCCCCAATTAGCCGGCATAATCGAGtggtccataaggttcaaaccaCTCAGCCCAAAGACTGTTTTTCCTCTTCGGGTTCCATCCCATGTCCTTGCAAAGTTGGTCATTGTGCCAGATGTGCAATGCAGCGATGCACGATCTCCTGTAGTACTTCCTATAAGTATATCTCTTCTTGTATTCATCCCATTCTTGTATGTCCTTCTCCATGATCTTTACACTCGGCAACTCGAATTTTCCATCAAGAAGCTCTGCCAGCCACCGACACCTTATTTCCGATGTGTATAGATTCGCGAAACTTTCTGAGAATCCAATTATTGCTAGTTGTGGAATCCGAGGATGAATGCATTCCCTGATAATTAATAGGAGTAATCCGTAATATCATTATTTCCACATGAGATGTATAGTTCTGGAGCATGAATGCTGGCAAAAGTACtgtttaattattattactcACCTATAGAGGGGAACTGCAGCAGAATCATCTGAGCCTGCTATGGATTCCTGATATTTTGTTAATTCAAAAATGTGTTTGAGCTTTTCAATTCCCTTGAAGCCGGTGGCTAGTATGACTAAGTCGGATTTTATTGGTTCTCCCTTCTCCTCGAGCACGATACCTTCTTTAGAAAATCCTAAAGTCTTTGCTCTCTTGATGAGCTTTATACTTCCCTCCTCAACCCTGTTGTAGAAGCCCTCCGGCTCTACAGCAATTGAACAGGAACTCCATTCATTTAAGAAGCTATGATCGGGCACCATCCCATGCTTATCAAGCCTGTTTTTGTGTTTTATATAATATTCTACATATTTTGAGAATGCCCACCTCTGTAAAATGTGTGAAATGGTACACTACAAGTTAGTTTTGTTAAGTGAGGGGAAAAAGTAGAAAAGAGAGACGAACTATGAATATTTGGTTGTAACTTAACATATGGGCAGTTACCAATGGTGAAAGAGTTGTGGCGAGGAGACTTAAAAGCATGCCTTCACCAGGTTTATGCACCATAAGTTCGGAGAATCGATTTAGGTAGAGATAGCCCAAATTGAGTCCCCATGGAGAAAAGTCCGGAAGGTTCCAATGCGGTGTCCTGATTACTACTGTGCACGGACGTTCAACCCCTGTGACATTAGTCCCAAGAACTAAGCTGATGTTTACAAACAAACAAGAAATATAGAGGAAGAGGTACAAAATAATGGAAGAGGACAACTAGCTAGCACGCAGCAGTACTTACCATTAACCATAGAGCACTCCATGGCAATGTCCAATCCTGATTTCTGGAACCCAACAACGGCTACGTGTTTTCCTTTGACAAAGTTAGCTGCAGTTTCGGAGTCCATTTTTGAATAGTCCATTGAATGAATTACTTCACCCTCAAACGCTTCAGGGCCTTTGTTTGGAGGGAATTCAGGGATGTTTGGAACCTGGCTGAACCGTCCCACACAAACTACTACAAAATCAACTTGGTATACCTGCACGccatttcatcaattttcaaaCAACCATGACACAATGTATTGGTATGCTTATCCTTCATTAAAGCGTTAAACTCATCAGTAAAATTccaaattaattaagaaaagttAAGACAGTTGGCCACTGGCCATGCAAGAAatcgaaaagaaagaaaagggaaaaaagcaCTGTTACTGTAATTTGGTTTTTAAGAAGAGAGACGTGAGTCGAGTGAAGTAAAATGAAAAGAAGGGAGTACTATTAGCTAGTAGGTGGAGAAGATTTAGCTACTAGACCaaattgaaaacttattttgtaAAATAGACACTTCTTTTGCTAAACCCTAATTTTGTAGGGTTTTGTGGGTCATGGGtttaagtgtaaaataaaaaaatattttggcacCCTGTAATACCCAGATCGTTCCTTAAGCCCAAAtctgtcttttgagtggataggggtgacttccaaagtgattgatgtttatattgtgttgtatttctctaatttctactttttgtcatgtagagcattgaataagctttccatcgataccaatttcatcgaaatccgacatcagacgaggaagttatggccgttttactaagcgATGTCAAAATCGTCCAGGCCTGATGGTAGACCGGAAGGatcgccaagtccttggtggaccgtcaatttTTTCGTCAAGCCAAGGTAGTAACCCCTTTTTCTGGCCATCGTGCGACAGCTAAAATGGTGGACAGCCAAAaatttgacggaccgtcaagagGACCGTCAAGTCGAGGCAGAATATCCCATTTCTGGCTCctgagtgacggacgatctggtggaccgtcaatttCCTGACGGATCGTCACTTCGACCGACacgtcgaggcagaatgtcccagtTTTGACACtcaagtgacggacgatctggtggaccgtcaattccaccgtcacagaccccgatcagcaattttcaactctttttaaaagggcattttgctCTTTTTCGTccattttggttttttttttttatatatatatatatatatatatatatatatatatatatatatatataaatatccaaGTGGAGAAGAGaagatcatttttctctcatttctcctccaaaattctctagaaactagggtttcctccaaaatcgtaaatcaaatcttctccaagaaattcacgaatcttccaaagatttcaccaagttgttcaagaattaagttcttcaagccaaaggcatcaagaaatttagctcaaaagtgcgagaaagaagttccaatcaagtctcttcatctcaaattcataatccaaggtatgtggggttttgaacaagaacagtTCTTTCGTTATTGTGCCCAAAGatctaatttctattgaatttcatgatttttgcaaagtgggtttatacccaaattactttatcaaggatttatgagatttgagctaaaCAAGATTGAGatatatgactacttcattgtcatatttcttaaattgagaatttatgcttttccatgagaagtttgactattgaatatatattgatatttagcTTGAGGGTCAAGAACGAgctctatgatgttttcttgaagttttgatacttgatatgatttgataagcaagtgtacttgaagatgagaaagattattttgagattgagtcgatttaggaatccacaagttgattatgattcataaatactagacccttgagttgattaaggtggatttcctaatgcgttctgagcttaagtctgggagtagtatttatcaccgagtggaAAGTGTGGGTCTAGCGCATCCTACTTttccagaactacgtgcctccttaggattaagattaagggccaaaggccaagacagtgatcactaaagttaaggttttactccgatggcaaggataaaacagttctccccaacgtgagcaagacgttggactccatgaaagctcacatggtttatgtcggttataagaaactcccaagtccataatagttaAGTTTCTTGAGAcaccaagtcactctaagtcttaAGTAAAAGAGTTTCgagttgagtccaatggtttataagatttatgaagcatgtgttatcattgatgatttatggaaattatgtttcaggtaactcaagcgGAGAGAGTTCTTATTACCAGTATGCATGATttgcttatatatttatattatttaaatgttgcctgcacccccacatactcaatacatttccaagtactgattcccatactcttctgtgttctacatTATCTcttgatgtaggttcaggtgctcagtctcagcagcgacagtgatcttcgagtacctccatctacattattacagttggtgagtcctcatggttcgaggacctatgtccctgattttgttttgatagtagatggttgtttattttcagttcagtacgagtcaatTGGGAATCTGTCTCAATGGCTCcttagtcttatgtagtagaggctttgtcagactagagtaccagtatgtacagaacttcagtattttgactATACAGGacagtatttctttgtattccagtatgttcatgacatgattattcttccttattacagcgtgattattgtcatagtgagttatagaagtgaagtcaagcttagagggttagcttgaggccgcgtgtggacttaagcaccgtgtgacgtctcgggatgggatcttggggcgttacacaccccttatgtattttttaattcttttggaaccccttatgtatttattaaatactTATTTAACCCTACTCTtccattaaatacaaaaaataaattctctctCATATTCTCTCTCTTTACAACAACCGATTCATCTCTCATTTCCACCATTTTCACTTTCGAACTCGCGTGAATCATCTCCAACTTCGATCTTGAACTTCAGGTAAGTTATATTATTGTTCCGGTTAATTTGTGCTCCATATTGatggttttttttattatttttcaaactcaTTTGTGGTGGGTGAAGTCGATGGAGTTCaaataaattgaatttttttaaaaaaacgagGCTTGATTTCACTGAAAGTGGTTGTTTTTAGTTGGTATTTACTTGATTTTTTACGGATAATTGGTGTATATCGATTATCCTTGGCGATTACATGTTGAAATTTCTTCACTAAGTTCGTCGGAATGTTGAAGAACAAGGAGTCCTTCCCAACAGGGATGCTTGTTCTAGGTAATTGGTTGTTACAACCATTTCCCTCCCTTATACCCATTTGATCGAGTGTTCAATTGTTTTGTtatcttatattatgatatttagtcactttacaTCGCGTGAAtggtgtttatttattttattttattttattttgtaatctcatattatgatatttagttacTTAATTTCAGTATATAATTCATACATGAAACAGTCGATTATAGAATCTGTATTTACCGTAGTCAATTATTTATTCCTACTGTACTCCGAGTTTAAATAAAGTTTGCAAATCTTAAAACAGGGACTATTGAAGAAACACCAACAAATCACTATAGATAAACAGAACATCATGAAGACAGAAACTTGAAACTTGTTTATAGATATATAAATGTTCATTGcatacatatttataatttttggggaaaaaatcCCAAACAAAAAGGCAAAAACGAAGCTTTCATTTACATAATCCTACCATGAAAGCTTCATTTGGCAATGAactataaaacaaacaaaattaaagtaGACTAAACTAGGGGGATGAAGGGGGGTGATGAGTTCACGGGAGTCCAGGTTGAGCCTCTCGGCTATGGCCCGAAGAAAATGAGCCATCCGGCGAAGCTCTCTATCCAGTCGTCGTTGATCGGCGGCAAGACCCTGAAAAAggtgatacaagtacgatcacgaagatggacgcatgtgagaatgtaatgaaccGGGGCTTGGAGTAtgcgagtgaaggacttaaaacacaccaaaccaaccctaatctcacacttggagTGTAAAGAAAAGCCTTGGAACACAACTAGGCAGCCCCTAAATTcacttgaagggagcctagctcttaaaagggcattttggatattttgtattttatttgtaacctaatataaatagaatattgtagggcttttagatttagattattcatgatgttgtaagtcttgaaacacaaagaaacacaagtcctctctccttaaGGCACCAAAATTgaaattaggcatagagagtgtggaatcactcttgttgatctcatggcttggaaacgtgatgcttgggaggtAGATTCCGACCTTTTGTTTTTGTAAGAGATAGGTAaacgttgtgtgtagtgttaatggtccaagagtggaatatgctcttggattcttaagattatacattcattaagtctatctaactatccctttacttttatagtaatcttgtagtagtttgtataGTTGTAACCGTTTCTATCTCTAGTTAGTAAAACTGCgtgttgttcctatcttgttattgttgtccatctcgtcatattatttctgttttggtgtatttacaccttcaatatcttgttattattgtgttttcattgttgttgtagtgaatccgagagtggtcaccaaaggggtcctcggttcttcaaacttgtggactgatttggtgtttgtttcgtgtttcccTTGTCTTTCTTGTATCAAAAGAAAATCCAGGTCACTCCGAATCCTTAGCAACTCTATGTTGTTGATGGTTGTCATTCTGTGCAATGGTCGTAGTGGGTGCGTCCTCCTAGCCATCTTCTTCTCCCTTAGTCTTTTTCTTCTGAAATTGTGTTAAAAATTAACAAAGGTCTCTTTAAATAGACCAGAGCATGAGAAAATCGACCAATAGAAGTTGTACACGTGTTGATGGAAGGGGAGAAGGCGTGTGAGAATAAGAAATGAAAAATCGCGGCGGTTATGGCAGTCAAGACATTTAAAATTGTGTCGTTTCGCGAAGTGTAATCAT contains:
- the LOC107840635 gene encoding probable flavin-containing monooxygenase 1, with the translated sequence MTNSDGRESKKKEVIAIVGAGISGLLACKYCLSKGFDPIVFESESSIGGVWTKTVESTKLQTPKPFYQFSDYPWPDTVTELFPDQQTMLEYIESYANHFDLVRHIQFNNKVLSLSYEEDNNDGECNLWEEAFSSKGKWNVTVQDTRTLSAQVYKVDFVIVCLGRFSQVPNIPEFPPNKGPQTFEGEVIHSMDYSKMDSAAAANFVKGKHVAIVGFQKSGMDIAMECSTVNGVERPCSVVIRTPHWNVPDYFPWGFPMANLYLNRFSELTVHKPGEGLLLHLLATIFSPLRWAFSKFVESHIRHKLKLSKHGMVPEHSFLNELSSCLISTVPEGFYDRVEEGSIKLIKKAENFGFSKEGIVLDGQAEPIKSDLVILATGFKGIEKLKHIFESPKYQEFIAGSDDFAVPLYRECIHPRIPQLAIIGFSESIANLFTSEIRCRWLAEFLDGKFKLPDIKMMEKDIAEWDKYKKRYSKKYYRRSCIGALHIWHNDQLCKDMGWNPKRKRGLWAEWFEPYGPLDYSV
- the LOC107840637 gene encoding probable flavin-containing monooxygenase 1, producing the protein MMAIDGRESRRKKEVIGIIGAGVSGLLACKYCISKGFDPIVFESESSIGGVWSKTIGSTKLQTPKPFYQFSDYPWPDSVTEMFPDQQRVLEYIESYASHFDLIRHIQFNNKVLSLSYDGEWNLWGEAFNNKGKWSVTVQDTATLSTQVYQVDFVVVCVGRFSQVPNIPEFPPNKGPEAFEGEVIHSMDYSKMDSETAANFVKGKHVAVVGFQKSGLDIAMECSMVNGVERPCTVVIRTPHWNLPDFSPWGLNLGYLYLNRFSELMVHKPGEGMLLSLLATTLSPLRWAFSKYVEYYIKHKNRLDKHGMVPDHSFLNEWSSCSIAVEPEGFYNRVEEGSIKLIKRAKTLGFSKEGIVLEEKGEPIKSDLVILATGFKGIEKLKHIFELTKYQESIAGSDDSAAVPLYRECIHPRIPQLAIIGFSESFANLYTSEIRCRWLAELLDGKFELPSVKIMEKDIQEWDEYKKRYTYRKYYRRSCIAALHIWHNDQLCKDMGWNPKRKNSLWAEWFEPYGPLDYAG